The following are from one region of the Mesorhizobium sp. B4-1-4 genome:
- a CDS encoding gamma-butyrobetaine dioxygenase: MLTHALVGDDGRTIELGWQDGRHTRFHAMWLRDNALDDKTRSAGNGQRLITILDIPADTKIGAAAIKGDALEISFVPEQKTVSFPAAWLSANAYDRDTTRGAGWTGEDIVRWTKASVQNSVPRAGYAAASHDRTVLREWLSAVRTYGFAVMDGLPAESGALCKVSDLFGYIRETNYGRWFEVRAEVNPNNLAYTNLGLQAHTDNPYRDPVPTLQILSCIENTVEGGESSVVDGFAVAAALQAENPEGFRLLSSCPARFEYAGSSGVRLQSKRPMIELGPDGELICIRFNNRSLAPVVDVPFADMDAYYGAYRRFAELIEDPSFEVTFKLEAGQAFIVDNTRVMHARKAFSGTGKRWLQGCYADKDGLLSTLAAIEHGFKEAAE; the protein is encoded by the coding sequence ATGTTGACCCACGCGCTGGTTGGCGACGACGGCAGAACAATCGAACTTGGCTGGCAGGACGGGAGGCACACCCGCTTTCATGCCATGTGGCTGCGCGACAATGCGCTGGACGACAAGACGCGCAGCGCCGGCAACGGCCAGCGCCTGATCACCATCCTGGACATTCCGGCCGACACGAAGATCGGTGCGGCCGCGATCAAGGGCGATGCCCTCGAGATCAGCTTCGTGCCGGAGCAGAAGACCGTCAGCTTTCCGGCTGCCTGGTTGAGCGCCAATGCCTATGATCGCGATACGACGCGCGGGGCTGGCTGGACCGGAGAGGATATTGTGCGCTGGACCAAGGCCAGCGTGCAGAACTCGGTTCCACGCGCCGGCTACGCTGCTGCCAGCCATGACCGTACCGTCCTGCGCGAGTGGCTTTCGGCGGTGAGGACCTATGGCTTTGCCGTGATGGACGGCCTGCCAGCGGAATCCGGGGCATTGTGCAAGGTCTCCGATCTGTTCGGCTATATCAGGGAGACCAATTACGGCCGCTGGTTCGAAGTGCGCGCCGAGGTCAATCCCAACAATCTCGCCTACACCAATCTCGGCCTCCAGGCGCATACGGATAACCCCTATCGCGATCCCGTGCCGACCCTGCAGATCCTTTCCTGCATCGAGAATACAGTGGAGGGTGGGGAATCCAGCGTTGTCGACGGTTTTGCCGTCGCGGCGGCGTTGCAGGCCGAGAACCCTGAAGGCTTCCGGCTGTTGAGTTCCTGTCCGGCGCGCTTCGAATATGCCGGCTCATCCGGCGTGCGGCTGCAATCCAAGCGTCCGATGATCGAGCTTGGACCGGATGGCGAGTTGATCTGCATCCGCTTCAACAACCGCTCGCTGGCGCCTGTCGTCGACGTGCCGTTCGCAGACATGGACGCCTACTATGGCGCCTATCGCCGGTTCGCCGAACTGATCGAGGATCCGTCCTTCGAAGTGACCTTCAAGCTGGAGGCGGGCCAGGCGTTCATCGTCGACAACACACGGGTCATGCATGCCCGCAAGGCTTTCTCCGGCACAGGCAAGCGCTGGCTGCAGGGATGCTACGCCGACAAGGACGGCCTGTTGTCGACGCTGGCGGCGATCGAGCACGGCTTCAAGGAGGCCGCGGAATGA
- a CDS encoding LysR family transcriptional regulator, with protein sequence MARKSIPSLPPLDWLRSFEASARLSNFTAAAAELGLTQAAVSQHIRLLEERLKTRLFSRLARGVALSPEGAAYLPHIQSAFATISSSTTELFEPRAVQTVSIRVPISFALLVLVPALPDLAEALPRIQLDLVTIHRPTDYDLPGSALDIRFGNGSFPGREADRLTAERLVPVASPALAGAADWASLPLLLVAGAREMWAEWFAGAGLAGHPQRSHRFDSFVAAMEAASAGAGVLLGSRPLVDAALENRTLVPLSDFELSSTSGHFLTRAPTVRLTSAEQDFRRWLLSRLSSAASA encoded by the coding sequence ATGGCTCGAAAATCCATTCCCTCCCTGCCCCCACTCGACTGGCTGCGCAGTTTCGAGGCCTCGGCACGGCTGTCGAACTTCACGGCGGCCGCGGCCGAACTCGGCCTGACACAGGCAGCCGTCAGCCAGCATATCCGGCTGCTCGAGGAACGATTGAAGACGCGCCTGTTCTCACGACTGGCGCGTGGTGTCGCGCTGTCGCCGGAGGGCGCCGCCTATCTGCCGCACATCCAGTCGGCCTTCGCCACCATCTCCAGCAGCACAACGGAACTGTTCGAACCCCGCGCCGTCCAGACCGTCTCGATCCGGGTGCCGATCTCCTTCGCCCTGCTGGTGCTGGTCCCGGCGTTGCCCGATCTTGCCGAGGCGCTGCCGCGCATCCAACTCGATCTTGTGACGATCCATCGCCCGACCGACTACGACCTGCCGGGCTCCGCGCTCGACATCCGTTTCGGCAACGGATCCTTTCCAGGACGCGAAGCCGACAGGCTGACGGCCGAGCGGCTTGTGCCGGTGGCCAGCCCGGCCCTGGCCGGCGCCGCCGACTGGGCATCCCTGCCGCTGCTTCTGGTCGCCGGCGCGCGCGAGATGTGGGCGGAATGGTTCGCGGGGGCCGGATTGGCCGGCCACCCCCAGCGATCCCACCGCTTCGACAGTTTCGTCGCCGCGATGGAAGCGGCGAGTGCCGGCGCCGGCGTGCTTCTGGGGTCGCGGCCGCTCGTCGACGCGGCACTCGAAAACAGGACCTTGGTGCCGCTTTCCGACTTCGAGCTCTCCAGCACCTCGGGCCATTTTCTGACCAGGGCACCGACCGTGCGCCTGACCAGTGCCGAGCAGGATTTCCGCCGCTGGTTGCTGAGCCGCCTCTCCAGTGCGGCTTCGGCCTGA
- a CDS encoding GNAT family N-acetyltransferase, whose amino-acid sequence MNSIEIGTLSANAETLAMLTDLLVETVAAGGSVSFMHPLAPEAANAFWERSLAAAARGERVVLGAWDGRALVGTVTLLLDCPPNQPHRAEIAKLMTSAEHRGRGIGTRLMKAAERLAAERGRTLLVLDTATEEGASGLYEKLGFTLTGEIPDYALKPHGGLTGTLIYWKRIASSSR is encoded by the coding sequence ATGAATTCCATCGAAATCGGAACGCTGAGCGCCAATGCTGAAACGCTGGCGATGCTGACTGACCTGCTTGTCGAAACGGTTGCCGCCGGCGGTTCGGTCAGCTTCATGCATCCGCTCGCGCCGGAGGCGGCAAACGCATTCTGGGAGAGGTCGCTGGCCGCGGCGGCAAGAGGCGAGAGGGTGGTGCTTGGCGCGTGGGATGGCAGGGCACTGGTCGGCACCGTCACCTTGCTGCTCGATTGCCCACCCAACCAGCCGCACCGGGCCGAGATCGCCAAGCTGATGACATCGGCCGAACACCGGGGCAGGGGCATCGGAACGCGCCTTATGAAGGCGGCCGAGCGTCTCGCCGCCGAGAGGGGGCGCACGCTGCTGGTCCTGGACACGGCGACCGAGGAAGGTGCTTCGGGCCTCTACGAAAAACTCGGCTTCACCCTGACCGGCGAAATACCGGACTATGCGCTGAAGCCGCATGGTGGGCTGACAGGCACGCTGATCTACTGGAAGCGTATCGCCTCATCGTCCCGGTAG
- a CDS encoding XRE family transcriptional regulator yields the protein MNNIANDISLGIGSRIHTERTMRDWSLAELAERSGVSKAMLSTIERGMTSPTATLLVRIAAAFGMTLSTLIARAELQGGGVLREADQPVWRDPATGYVRRHLSPASDMPLELIKVHLPAGAKVSLPAASYAFIKQQIWLVSGRLEFTEGDVVHRLESGDCLALGAPSDCTFHALEADADYLVALVRG from the coding sequence ATGAATAATATAGCGAACGATATTTCCTTGGGCATCGGCAGCCGAATCCACACCGAACGGACCATGCGGGACTGGTCATTGGCCGAGCTCGCCGAGCGGTCCGGCGTTTCCAAGGCGATGCTGAGCACGATCGAGCGCGGCATGACCAGCCCGACGGCGACCCTTCTGGTGCGCATCGCGGCGGCCTTCGGGATGACGCTGTCGACCCTCATCGCACGGGCGGAATTGCAAGGCGGCGGGGTGCTGCGCGAGGCCGACCAGCCGGTGTGGCGCGATCCTGCCACGGGCTATGTCAGGCGGCATTTGTCGCCGGCCAGCGACATGCCGCTCGAACTGATCAAGGTGCATTTGCCGGCGGGCGCCAAGGTGAGCTTGCCCGCGGCCTCCTATGCCTTCATCAAGCAGCAGATCTGGCTGGTTTCCGGGCGGCTCGAATTCACCGAGGGCGATGTGGTGCACCGGCTCGAATCTGGTGACTGCCTGGCACTCGGCGCGCCGTCGGACTGCACCTTTCATGCCCTGGAGGCGGACGCCGACTATCTCGTGGCGCTGGTCAGGGGCTGA
- a CDS encoding ATP-binding protein — translation MYVEREASVGEPTSQERRNAEQNDRRILGNVVQCDGARATISAYADDIDGAVTGLWTVGKMISINLGTTRTVGLVYAIGKSDRAWSNEGQNAIEVSIELIGEVRDAAEPGAKPIFDRGITTYPHIGAIAHRIRSRDLQAVYDLAGRHSITIGSLSQDDAIAANIAIDDTLARHFAIVGTTGVGKSTAVSLLLRKSITARPDLRILILDPHNEFAASLPEYCVKVDSKTLDLPFWMFRLEEFAEVLFRGRETVPEEIDALRDLIPLAKNLYRNPSSGTYLRRGNDALTADTPVPYRIADLLKQIDERMGMLESKNDRPTLKSLKTRIESAAADPRYRFMFSSRLIEDTIHETIGNIFRVPHHGRPVTCFEMAGMPSEVVNSVCSVLARLAFDLALWSEGKLQLLLLCEEAHRYMPADARLGFAPTRHALSRIAKEGRKYGCYLGVVTQRPGELDPTILSQCSTFFAMRLANEQDQAIIRSAIADSSASTLAFLSSMGQREAIAFGEGVATTMRLKFERLPAHLIPGTSRREETASPKSGDDVDLVAIVERLRNVPKPQQQAMAFAEVVDSGRQAGDPDYRKPATARVQSDDDFDTRYGLKPATFGLRPQND, via the coding sequence ATGTATGTCGAACGCGAAGCTTCCGTCGGAGAACCGACATCGCAGGAGCGCCGCAACGCAGAGCAGAACGACCGGCGCATCCTGGGCAATGTCGTGCAATGCGACGGCGCGCGCGCCACCATCAGCGCCTATGCCGACGACATTGATGGCGCCGTCACCGGCCTGTGGACGGTCGGCAAGATGATCTCCATCAATCTGGGCACGACGCGAACCGTCGGCCTGGTCTATGCCATCGGCAAATCGGACCGCGCCTGGAGCAATGAGGGCCAGAACGCTATCGAGGTCAGCATCGAGCTGATCGGCGAAGTCCGCGACGCGGCCGAACCCGGCGCCAAGCCGATCTTCGACCGCGGCATCACCACCTATCCGCACATTGGCGCCATCGCGCACCGCATCCGCAGCCGCGATCTCCAGGCCGTCTACGACCTGGCCGGGCGGCATTCCATCACCATCGGCTCGCTGTCGCAGGACGACGCGATCGCCGCCAACATCGCCATCGACGACACGCTGGCGCGCCATTTCGCCATCGTCGGCACCACCGGCGTCGGCAAGTCCACCGCCGTCTCGCTGCTGCTGCGCAAATCGATCACGGCGCGACCCGACCTGCGCATCCTGATCCTCGACCCGCATAACGAGTTCGCGGCCTCGCTGCCCGAATATTGCGTCAAGGTCGATTCCAAGACGCTCGACCTGCCGTTCTGGATGTTCCGGCTGGAGGAATTCGCCGAAGTGCTGTTTCGGGGCCGTGAAACGGTCCCGGAAGAAATCGACGCTTTGCGCGATCTCATTCCGCTCGCCAAGAATCTCTACCGCAACCCGAGCTCGGGCACCTATCTCAGGCGCGGCAACGATGCGCTGACCGCCGATACGCCTGTGCCTTACCGCATCGCCGACCTGCTCAAGCAGATCGACGAGCGCATGGGCATGCTCGAAAGCAAGAACGACCGCCCGACGCTCAAATCGCTGAAGACGCGGATCGAATCGGCCGCCGCCGATCCGCGCTACCGCTTCATGTTCAGCTCGCGCCTGATCGAGGACACCATCCACGAGACGATCGGCAACATTTTCCGCGTGCCGCATCACGGCCGCCCGGTAACCTGCTTCGAGATGGCCGGCATGCCCTCCGAAGTGGTCAACTCCGTCTGTTCGGTGCTGGCGCGCCTGGCCTTCGACCTCGCTCTGTGGAGCGAGGGCAAGCTGCAACTCCTGTTGCTGTGCGAGGAAGCCCACCGCTACATGCCGGCCGATGCGCGCCTCGGCTTTGCGCCGACACGCCACGCGCTGTCGCGCATCGCCAAGGAAGGCCGCAAATATGGCTGCTATCTCGGCGTCGTCACCCAGCGTCCGGGCGAGCTCGACCCGACCATCCTGTCACAGTGCTCGACCTTCTTCGCCATGCGGCTCGCCAACGAGCAGGACCAGGCGATCATCCGCTCGGCCATCGCCGACTCGTCCGCCTCCACGCTTGCCTTCCTGTCGTCCATGGGCCAGCGCGAAGCCATCGCCTTCGGCGAAGGCGTGGCGACGACGATGCGGCTGAAATTCGAAAGACTGCCGGCGCATTTGATCCCCGGCACGTCCAGGCGCGAAGAAACCGCGTCGCCGAAGAGCGGCGACGATGTCGACCTGGTGGCGATCGTCGAGCGACTGCGCAACGTGCCAAAACCACAGCAGCAGGCGATGGCCTTCGCCGAGGTGGTCGATTCCGGCCGGCAGGCCGGTGATCCTGATTATCGCAAGCCGGCAACCGCTCGCGTCCAGTCGGACGACGATTTCGACACGCGCTATGGCCTCAAGCCCGCCACCTTCGGCCTGCGTCCCCAGAACGATTGA
- a CDS encoding GGDEF domain-containing protein → MRFHKAESAFFVFIFVILAAGLVTLHAYGLLQSFATELHTASGLDKVIYLNKLLFATGVLLATALFFGIFFIYPLIRKQATEEGKLRAMTVSLSARSETLEHAALTDGLTGMQNRRYFDDALKEYLEEFRRIEKPVGLMILDLDHFKQVNDTHGHDVGDEVLRAVANCLKDMTRYHDVVARLGGEEFAVVTPNMEAELLAKFAERIRRAVANMSILSGNVRLKITTSVGLAVWDRKETAEEFYRRADRQLYEAKRQGRNRVCA, encoded by the coding sequence ATGCGTTTCCATAAGGCGGAATCCGCTTTCTTCGTCTTTATCTTCGTGATCCTGGCCGCCGGCCTGGTGACGCTGCACGCTTATGGGCTCTTGCAATCCTTCGCCACCGAACTCCATACGGCCTCGGGCCTGGACAAGGTCATCTACCTCAACAAGCTGTTGTTCGCGACGGGCGTGCTGCTTGCGACCGCGCTGTTTTTCGGCATCTTCTTCATCTATCCGCTGATCCGCAAACAGGCGACGGAAGAAGGCAAGCTGCGCGCCATGACTGTTTCACTCAGCGCCCGCTCCGAAACGCTCGAGCACGCCGCCCTGACAGACGGCCTGACCGGCATGCAGAACCGGCGCTATTTCGATGATGCGCTGAAGGAATATCTCGAGGAGTTCCGGCGCATCGAAAAGCCGGTCGGGCTGATGATCCTCGATCTCGACCATTTCAAGCAGGTCAACGACACCCATGGCCACGATGTCGGCGACGAGGTGCTCAGGGCTGTCGCCAACTGCCTCAAGGACATGACACGCTACCACGATGTGGTGGCACGGCTGGGCGGCGAGGAGTTCGCCGTGGTCACGCCCAATATGGAGGCGGAACTGCTGGCCAAATTCGCCGAGCGCATCCGCAGGGCGGTCGCCAACATGTCGATCCTTTCGGGCAATGTCCGGCTCAAGATCACGACAAGCGTGGGCCTTGCCGTCTGGGACCGCAAGGAGACCGCCGAGGAATTCTATCGCCGGGCTGACCGCCAGCTCTATGAAGCGAAGAGGCAAGGCCGCAACCGCGTCTGCGCCTAA
- the miaA gene encoding tRNA (adenosine(37)-N6)-dimethylallyltransferase MiaA, protein MSGIENSGTDAGEGRVKNAILIAGPTASGKSALALDLAERAGGVIVNTDSMQGYSVLDVLTARPEAAELARVPHFLYGHVHPGSAYSTGAWLRDVMKLIDDGTLSRRPIFVGGTGLYFRALAEGVSEMPDIPQPIRDRWRYELKEQGAVKLHALLLREDSRAAMQLKPTDSQRIVRALEVLDASGRSILDWQAARGRPLIDRQTAGFLVIEPDRAALVDRIERRFDQMLDKGALEEVRQLVALRLDPDLPAMKAIGVRELQAAMAGQSSFPEAIERAKIATRQYAKRQATWFRHQLGPEWQRLCPGDDLETKISTLVANAT, encoded by the coding sequence ATGAGCGGCATCGAAAATTCCGGCACGGATGCGGGCGAAGGCCGCGTGAAGAACGCGATCCTGATAGCCGGGCCGACCGCCAGCGGCAAGTCAGCACTGGCGCTCGATCTGGCCGAGCGCGCAGGCGGCGTCATCGTCAATACCGATTCCATGCAAGGCTATTCTGTTCTCGACGTGTTGACCGCGAGGCCGGAGGCGGCCGAGCTTGCACGCGTGCCGCATTTTCTCTACGGGCACGTCCATCCCGGCAGCGCCTATTCGACCGGCGCCTGGCTGCGCGACGTGATGAAACTCATCGACGACGGAACGCTCTCGCGGCGGCCGATCTTCGTCGGCGGCACCGGCCTTTATTTTCGCGCGCTTGCCGAAGGCGTTTCGGAAATGCCCGATATTCCGCAGCCGATCCGCGACCGTTGGCGCTATGAGCTGAAGGAGCAAGGCGCGGTCAAGCTGCACGCCCTGCTGCTGCGCGAGGATTCGAGAGCCGCCATGCAGCTGAAGCCAACCGACAGCCAGCGCATCGTACGGGCGCTGGAGGTTCTCGACGCCTCCGGCCGATCGATCCTGGACTGGCAGGCCGCGCGCGGTCGCCCTCTCATCGACAGGCAGACGGCCGGTTTCCTGGTCATCGAGCCGGACCGGGCGGCGCTGGTTGATCGCATCGAAAGGCGCTTCGACCAGATGCTGGACAAGGGTGCGCTGGAGGAGGTCAGGCAATTAGTGGCCCTTCGCCTCGATCCGGATCTGCCGGCGATGAAGGCGATCGGCGTTCGCGAACTGCAGGCCGCGATGGCCGGACAATCCAGTTTTCCCGAGGCGATCGAACGCGCCAAGATCGCAACACGGCAATATGCCAAGCGGCAGGCGACCTGGTTTCGACATCAGCTGGGGCCTGAATGGCAAAGACTGTGCCCGGGTGACGATCTCGAAACCAAGATTTCAACGCTGGTTGCTAATGCAACTTAA
- the serB gene encoding phosphoserine phosphatase SerB, which produces MPLIATLVSRPADRALSPSLANMASRSVGASTVVWLAEGIACDLALPQAVDTADITATLRTALAAEPVDVIVQQAETRRKKILLADMDSTMIDQECIDELADEIGVKEHVASITARSMNGEIAFEPALRERVALLRGLDAAVVDRIVANRLTLASGGRALVRTMRANGAWTALISGGFEVFTTRIADMLGFQENRANRLLEQDGRFTGLVGEPILGRAAKAEALLEIAARLELTPADAIAVGDGANDLDMIRLAGTGVALHAKPAVAAQARVRIDHGDLTALLYVQGYRQEEFVQ; this is translated from the coding sequence ATGCCGCTCATTGCCACGCTTGTTTCCCGTCCCGCCGACCGCGCCCTGTCGCCGTCGCTTGCGAATATGGCCTCGCGCTCGGTGGGCGCAAGCACTGTCGTCTGGCTGGCAGAAGGAATTGCCTGCGATCTCGCTTTGCCGCAGGCGGTCGACACCGCCGATATCACCGCTACGCTGCGCACCGCACTGGCCGCCGAACCGGTCGATGTGATCGTCCAGCAGGCCGAAACGCGTCGCAAGAAAATCCTCCTCGCCGACATGGATTCGACCATGATCGATCAGGAATGCATCGACGAACTGGCCGACGAGATCGGCGTCAAGGAGCACGTCGCCTCGATCACCGCGCGATCGATGAACGGTGAGATCGCCTTCGAGCCGGCGCTGCGCGAACGCGTGGCGCTGCTCAGGGGCCTCGATGCCGCCGTCGTCGACCGCATCGTCGCCAACCGCCTGACATTGGCCTCGGGCGGCCGGGCGCTGGTCCGGACCATGCGCGCCAACGGCGCCTGGACAGCGCTCATCTCGGGTGGCTTCGAGGTCTTCACCACGCGCATCGCCGATATGCTCGGCTTTCAGGAAAACCGCGCCAACCGCCTGCTCGAACAGGACGGACGCTTCACCGGGCTGGTTGGCGAGCCGATCCTCGGCCGCGCCGCCAAGGCCGAGGCGCTGCTCGAAATCGCGGCGCGCCTGGAATTGACACCGGCCGACGCCATTGCCGTTGGCGACGGCGCCAACGATCTCGACATGATCCGCCTCGCCGGCACCGGTGTGGCGCTTCATGCCAAGCCAGCCGTGGCGGCGCAGGCCAGGGTTCGCATCGACCATGGCGACCTCACCGCGTTGCTCTATGTCCAAGGCTATCGTCAGGAAGAGTTTGTGCAATGA
- a CDS encoding GNAT family N-acetyltransferase codes for MKPMRTERLVLRNWEERDRELFHRINSDDRIMEFFPFRRDRAAADAKMDQVRAWVDADGHGFAAAEIAATGQCIGFVGLSGTEDMDVLPAGTIEIGWRLAPEFWGKGYVTEAAEAWLAYGFETLGLDEIVSFAVAENHRSTAVMKRLGMTTDPSADFDHPGIPDSHSALKRHVLYRLSRAEWQARKKAAG; via the coding sequence ATGAAACCCATGCGCACCGAGCGCCTCGTCCTGCGCAACTGGGAAGAGCGCGATCGTGAGCTCTTCCATCGCATCAACTCCGATGACCGCATCATGGAGTTCTTCCCGTTCCGCCGCGACCGCGCCGCCGCCGACGCCAAGATGGACCAGGTCCGTGCCTGGGTCGATGCGGACGGCCATGGCTTCGCCGCTGCCGAGATTGCCGCCACCGGTCAGTGCATCGGCTTTGTCGGGCTCTCAGGAACCGAGGATATGGACGTCCTGCCGGCTGGCACGATCGAGATCGGCTGGCGGCTGGCGCCCGAATTCTGGGGCAAGGGCTATGTCACCGAGGCCGCCGAGGCATGGCTCGCCTATGGGTTCGAGACGCTTGGCCTCGACGAGATAGTGTCCTTCGCCGTTGCGGAAAACCACCGCTCGACCGCCGTCATGAAACGCCTCGGCATGACGACCGACCCGTCGGCCGATTTCGATCATCCCGGCATCCCCGACAGCCACTCCGCGCTCAAGCGGCATGTGCTCTATCGGCTCTCGCGCGCCGAGTGGCAGGCGCGAAAAAAGGCGGCCGGTTAG
- a CDS encoding DegQ family serine endoprotease has protein sequence MTSTLLLRTVRRTFIAGTAALLVGTVAIPSFVTPTFANDGPASVADLAAGLLGAVVNISTSQTVKGTEGPGAVPMPQLPEGSPFQDFFDDFFKNRGGGKDNSAQKVQSLGSGFVIDAEQGIVVTNNHVIADADDIEVNFSDGVTLKATLVGTDTKTDVAVLKVDPKGHKLTAVKFGDSTKMRVGDWVMAVGNPFGLGGTVTVGIVSARNRDINSGPYDDFIQTDAAINRGNSGGPLFNSAGEVIGINTAIISPSGGSIGIGFSIPSQLASGVVDQLRQYGETRRGWLGVRIQPVTDDIAESLGMTTAKGALVAGVIKGGPVDNGTIQAGDVIIKFDGKDIHEMRDLPRVVAESPVGKAVDVLIVRKGVEQTVKVTLGRLEDGEKLASGEPGNTNQDKGGDKAPAVSTASVLGMTVGELNDETRKKFSIAADVSGVVITDVAKDSAAAERGIQPGEVITEIAQESVATPKDVMDRIGALKEQGRKNALLMLASKTGELRFVTIRMD, from the coding sequence ATGACATCCACACTGCTTTTGCGCACGGTACGGCGGACGTTCATCGCTGGCACGGCAGCGCTTCTTGTCGGCACCGTCGCCATCCCGTCCTTCGTGACGCCGACATTCGCCAATGACGGGCCTGCTTCGGTGGCCGACCTCGCGGCAGGCCTGCTCGGCGCGGTGGTCAACATCTCGACCTCGCAGACGGTGAAGGGCACGGAGGGTCCGGGTGCCGTGCCGATGCCGCAGCTTCCCGAAGGCTCGCCGTTCCAGGACTTCTTCGACGATTTCTTCAAGAATCGCGGCGGCGGCAAGGACAATAGCGCGCAGAAGGTGCAGTCGCTGGGCTCGGGGTTCGTCATCGACGCCGAACAAGGCATCGTCGTCACCAACAACCACGTGATCGCCGATGCCGACGACATCGAGGTCAATTTCTCGGATGGGGTGACGCTGAAGGCGACGCTGGTCGGCACCGACACCAAGACCGACGTCGCCGTGCTGAAGGTCGATCCGAAAGGCCACAAGCTCACCGCAGTGAAATTCGGCGATTCCACCAAGATGCGCGTCGGCGACTGGGTGATGGCGGTCGGCAATCCGTTCGGCCTTGGCGGCACGGTCACGGTCGGCATCGTCTCGGCGCGCAACCGCGACATCAATTCCGGTCCTTATGACGACTTCATCCAGACTGATGCCGCGATCAATCGGGGCAATTCGGGCGGACCGCTGTTCAACAGCGCCGGTGAGGTTATCGGCATCAACACGGCGATCATTTCGCCGTCCGGCGGCTCGATCGGCATCGGTTTTTCCATCCCCTCGCAGCTCGCCTCGGGTGTTGTCGACCAGTTGCGCCAGTATGGCGAGACGCGGCGCGGCTGGCTCGGCGTGCGCATCCAACCGGTGACGGACGACATCGCCGAAAGCCTCGGCATGACCACGGCCAAGGGCGCGTTGGTCGCCGGCGTCATCAAGGGCGGTCCCGTCGACAACGGCACCATCCAGGCCGGTGACGTCATCATCAAGTTCGATGGCAAGGACATCCATGAAATGCGCGACCTGCCGCGCGTGGTCGCCGAAAGCCCCGTCGGCAAGGCCGTCGACGTGCTGATCGTGCGCAAGGGTGTCGAGCAGACCGTGAAGGTGACGCTCGGCCGGCTTGAGGATGGCGAGAAGCTCGCAAGCGGCGAGCCGGGCAATACCAATCAGGACAAGGGCGGCGACAAGGCTCCGGCCGTCTCGACCGCCTCGGTGCTTGGCATGACCGTTGGCGAGCTCAACGACGAGACGCGCAAGAAGTTCAGCATCGCCGCCGATGTCTCCGGGGTCGTCATCACCGACGTGGCAAAGGACTCGGCCGCCGCCGAGCGCGGCATCCAGCCGGGCGAGGTGATCACCGAGATCGCGCAGGAATCGGTCGCCACGCCCAAGGATGTCATGGACCGGATCGGTGCGCTGAAGGAGCAGGGCCGAAAGAACGCGCTGCTGATGCTGGCATCGAAGACCGGTGAGTTGCGCTTCGTGACGATCCGGATGGATTGA
- a CDS encoding DUF2065 domain-containing protein, with the protein MQDFFAAIGLVLVIEGLVYGGFPAFARKLAGEVLSMPENALRIAGLAAVAIGVGIVWLVRGG; encoded by the coding sequence GTGCAGGATTTCTTCGCGGCGATAGGCCTGGTCCTCGTCATAGAGGGCCTGGTCTATGGCGGCTTCCCCGCCTTCGCGAGGAAGCTCGCGGGCGAGGTGCTGTCGATGCCGGAGAATGCGTTGCGGATCGCCGGGCTGGCCGCGGTCGCCATCGGTGTCGGCATCGTCTGGCTGGTGCGAGGCGGGTGA